GCGACTTTTTCGCTTACCTTTGCAACTTTGATGGTGGCCGTGACCTTTCCCTCTTCCCGATCGAGGATAGCCCCGGATTCCGGATCAATGAGCAATTGCCCTTCTTCCCGAACCAGAAATACCTGGTCGGGAGCTACTCCGTAATCGGAACCACGGTTAATAATCACCTGCCCCGTATTACTTACGGTGACTACATTCCCTTCGAGACTGTAATCTTCCATCTCCAAGGCGATAAATTGAGTGGCTTGATCAATAACATCCTGGGCAGCTTCTCCAAGGGGTGTCTTGGCAAATCCACCCAGTTGAGTACCAAACCCGCGGTCCGAATAACCCAGCGTTAGCCCCGATTTTCCGGCCTCTCCCCGTAGACGTTTGCTGGCAACCACCTCACCGCTGGTCGAGTCGATCAACTTAATAACTGCTACGATCGTAGCTTTATCTGATTTTGCTCCCAGGTTGAATCCCTTGATCCGGATACCGCCATTGTCACCAGAGGTGTTGTAACTTGCTTCAGTTATTGCACCAGTGGCCAAATACCTTGCACTACGAATTTTCCCTGTCCCGGCTACTTGAGAAGCTTGGGCCGTACGATTGCTATTCTGCAAATCTTGTTCAGCCATGACAGCACCTAGCTCGGCGCGCTCAACAATTACAAAACGGCCCGTGTCATACAAACTGGACTCGAGCATGAGACCCAGGTTGTCACCCAAGGTCATTTCCTCGAAATAGCCACCATCGTTGTCGAAGCTAATAACCCCAAGCGCATGTTTGACGCCGGTGTATTCTGGTAACTTGTTTTCAGCCGTGTCGTCCGAAACCTTGGTTTTGGTGCTTGGCTTAACAACCTTGTTTAAAAATGCAGACCCCGGGGTGGATACCAGAGTGATGGAAATAAGAACTACAAAGAATGTTAATAATTTAATCTTCATAAGGCAGCGCAATTAATAGAATCTGATACCCCCTCCTGTCAAAGAAATTGAAAGCACAGGGAGGATGGATCTCCCGACACACCCGGCTGATCAAAAAACTGATAGTCCCCGCGCGGGTATTATTGAATACGTATAACAAAAAGGCTTCCTTGCGGAAGCCCTTTTGAAAATCGAACATCAAACGCCTTAACTAACGGCTTTGGCTAAAGCTTGATCGATATCAGCCAGGATATCGTCAATATGCTCAATGCCCACCGACAGCCGAACAAGCTCAGGAGTAATTCCACCTGCGGCCTGTTGCTCAGCACTCAACTGGCTATGCGTAGTAGTTGCCGGGTGAATAGCCAGGCTCTTGGCATCACCCACATTTGCGAGGTGGCTGAAAAGCTCGAGGGAATCGATAAACTTCGAGCCGGCTGCGGCACCACCTTTGATACCGAAGATAACCATCGCGCCGCCTTTGCCGGAAAGGTATTTGTCGATCTTCCCATGCTCGGGATCGCTCTCGAGGCCCGGGTAACGCACCCACTCGATTTGGTCGAGTCCCTCAAGGTGTTTGGCCACGGCCAGAGCATTGTCGCAATGACGCTCCATCCGGAGTGGCAGTGTTTCAATTCCCTGAAGAAATATCCACGCGTTGTCAGGTGAAATACAAGCTCCCAGATTTCTCAAAGGCACCGTACGCATGCGCAAAATGTAAGCAACAGGAGCCAGGGGCTCGGGGAGGTCATGTCCCCAGCGAAGTCCATGGTAGGATGAATCCGGATTGTCGTACAATGGGAATTTTCCATTTGCCCAATTGAATCGGCCGGAATCTACAACAATCCCACCTATCCCCGCACCGTGACCACCAAACCACTTCGTCAAGGAGTGAACCACGATATCCGCCCCATGGTCGATCGGACGAGTCAGGGCTGGAGTTGAGAAAGTAGCGTCAACGATTAGAGGGATTCCGTTATCATGAGCGATCGTAGAGATGGCCTCAAGATCGGCTATCTGACCAGCAGGATTCCCAACCGTTTCGCAAAACACAGCTTTGGTATTCTCATCAATTGCGGCTGCGAAATTTTGAGGATCACTCGGATCCACAAATTTAACATTTATTCCAAAGCTCGGCAGAATATCGTTAAACTGAGTGTAGGATCCTCCGTATAAATTATTAGCCGAAACAATGTTATCACCTGATTGAGCCAGATTGATAATGGAATAGAAAATGGCACTCGTCCCGGACGCCACAGCCAAAGCAGCCGCTCCACCATCCAACTGAGCCACCCGCTGCTCCAGCACGTCCTGAGTCGGATTCATAATTCTGGAGTAGATGTTCCCAAGCTCCTTAAGGGCGAAAAGATTCGCAGCGTGCTCCGTGTTATTGAACACGTAAGCAGTCGTGCGATAAACCGGTACGGCACGGGCGTTAGTGGTAGGATCTGGCACTTGGCCAGCGTGGAGGCATTGTGTTTCGAGCTTCATGATAATTTCTAAACTGAGTGGACCGCCGAATTTGAGTACCGCCACAAATCTTGTCGAGGGAACAATCGAAAAAATTTATTTTGGATTATTGGAACCAGCTTTTTAGTCGGCCATTATGGAAAACATCCAGTGCTGAAAATTAGTTTGTACCCGAGTGATTCCATTTCGACTACTTGCAGATGAAGGGTAGTCCACAAACATACCAGTCGCATCGAGTTTCGGCTGAGACAATAGTCCGGGTTACTACCAGAATCGAACGGACCATTTCGTAGGAGCATGTCGTTCAGGATTGCCCAAATTGATTGGTAGATTATGATAAGCAATAAATCTCATCCCATGAGTAGCAAAAGAAACGTTCTCATAACCGGAAGCGGCACTGGCATTGGCAAGCGACTGATCAATGAATATTGCCGGGATGAGTTCCGGGTATTCGCCACCGTTAGAGAAGCAAGGTTTGAACAACTTAAATCCGAGCTGACGGGACGTTACAGCGAGGTAATTCCATACATCCTAGACGTCACTGAT
The genomic region above belongs to Verrucomicrobiota bacterium and contains:
- a CDS encoding O-acetylhomoserine aminocarboxypropyltransferase/cysteine synthase; translation: MKLETQCLHAGQVPDPTTNARAVPVYRTTAYVFNNTEHAANLFALKELGNIYSRIMNPTQDVLEQRVAQLDGGAAALAVASGTSAIFYSIINLAQSGDNIVSANNLYGGSYTQFNDILPSFGINVKFVDPSDPQNFAAAIDENTKAVFCETVGNPAGQIADLEAISTIAHDNGIPLIVDATFSTPALTRPIDHGADIVVHSLTKWFGGHGAGIGGIVVDSGRFNWANGKFPLYDNPDSSYHGLRWGHDLPEPLAPVAYILRMRTVPLRNLGACISPDNAWIFLQGIETLPLRMERHCDNALAVAKHLEGLDQIEWVRYPGLESDPEHGKIDKYLSGKGGAMVIFGIKGGAAAGSKFIDSLELFSHLANVGDAKSLAIHPATTTHSQLSAEQQAAGGITPELVRLSVGIEHIDDILADIDQALAKAVS